The sequence below is a genomic window from Betaproteobacteria bacterium.
CCAGGAAGCCAAACCGCTCCCCTACATGCTGGTGCAGATGAACCTGCTGCTGCATGGCCTGGAAGCGCCGCAGATTGCCTATGGCAACACGCTGGATCGGCGAATCAACGAAATCGGCCACAGCGAACGCGTCGACGTCATCCTCACCAACCCGCCCTTTGGCGGTGAAGAGGAAGTCGGCATCAAGGCCAATTTCCCGCCCAATATGCAAACGGCGGAAACCGCGCTGCTGTTCCTGCAATACATCATGCGCAAGCTGCGCGTCGCCGGTGCGCCGGTGCCGGGAGGCAAACCCGCCACCCGGGGTGGTCGTGCTGCCGTGGTCGTCCCCAATGGCACCCTGTTTGGCGATGGCATCAGCGCCGTCATCAAGGAGGAAATGCTCAAGGAATTCCGCCTGCACACCATCGTGCGCCTGCCGCAAGGGGTGTTCGCACCCTACACCGACATTCCGGCCAACCTGCTGTTTTTCGAGCGCGGCGGCCCCACCGACACCATCTGGTATTACGAACTCCCTCTGCCCGAGGGGCGTAAGAAGTACAGCAAGACCGCGCCCCTGCAGTTCGAGGAATTCGCCTCGGCCATAGCCTGGTGGAATACCCGCGAAGAAGGTCCGCAGGCATGGAAGGTGGATTTCGCCGCCAAGCGCGCCGCCGTAGTCGAAGCAGCTACACCGCACTGGCAAAACGCCGAGGCCGAACGTGCGTCGGCACTGGCGTTGGGCAAAGATATCCGTGAGGCCGAACAGGCCATTGCTGCGGTCAACGGCGAAAAAAAGGGAAAATTACAAGAGCGCCTGCGCATGCTCAAAGCCCAACAGCAGGTCCATGAACTGGCAGCCAAGACGGCGCAAGCTCAAGGCGATGCTCTCTACTGGCCAATCTACAATCTCGACCAGAAAAATCCTCACGCCAAGGTCGGCCTCGAACACGCTGACCCGAAAGACCTGATCGCCCGCATGCGCGGCCACGAGACCGAAGTGATGCGCTTGTTGGGCGAGATCGAAGCACTGGTGAATGAGGTGCAGGCATGAGTGATCTTGCGCCTGCCAGCGCCGACTACAGTGGTATGCAAGGCGACATCATCGCCTTGCTCGAAGCCGCTCGCCGCACTGCTGCCCGCAGCGTTAATGCGCTGATGACGGCCAGCTATTGGGAGATCGGCCGGCGTATTCTCGAATTTGAACAGGGTGGCCAGGATCGGGCGACTTATGGCGAGGCCTTGATCCAGCGCCTGTCGGCCGACCTGACCCGCTGCTTTGGGCGTGGTTTCTCGCCCCGCAACATCGAGCAAATGCGCCAGTTCTACCAATGTTGGCCGGCTGAGCAGATTCGTCAGACGCTGTCTGGCAAATTGGCCACTGGCAAGATTCCGCAGACAGTGTCTGCGGAATTGACCTCGTCGCTGATTTCGCAGACACCGTCTGCGCTTTCCGCCGACCTGCCGGCGCTTGCTCAAGCCTTTCCCCTGCCGTGGTCGGCCTACGTCCGTCTGCTCTCGGTCAAAAACGAGATGGCCCGCGCCTTTTACGAAACCGAGGCCCTGCGCGGCGGCTGGTCGGTACGCCAGCTCGACCGGCAGATCGGCAGCCAGTTCTACGAGCGCACCGCGCTGTCGCACAACAAGGTGGCGATGCTGCAAAAAGGCGAAGACAGCGAATCCGGCGATGTGCTCACCCCCGAGCAGGCCATTAAAGACCCCTTCGTACTTGAATTCCTTAACCTCAAGGACGAATACTCCGAATCGGATCTGGAAGACGCACTGATCCAGCATCTGGCCGACTTCCTGCTTGAACTGGGCGACGACTTCACCTTCGTCGGCCGCCAGCGCCGCCTGCGCATCGACGACAACTGGTTCCGTATCGATCTGCTGTTCTTCCACCGCCAGCTCAAGTGTCTGGTGGTCATCGACCTCAAGGTCGGCAAATTCAGCTATGCCGATGCCGGGCAAATGCACCTGTACTTGAACTACGCCCGCGAGCACTGGATGAAGCCTGGCGAAAACCCGCCCGTAGGCCTGATCCTCTGCGCTGAAAAGGGGGCAGCCGAAGCGCATTACGCACTGGAGGGGCTGTCCAACAAGGTGCTGGCCGCCGAATACCAGATGATGCTGCCCGATGAAAAGCTGCTGGCCGATGAACTGGACAAGACGCGACGGGCACTGGATGCACGGCGAGTGGGGCAGTCTGGCGAAGACGAGGCTGTGGAATGATACGCAGCCTGAAAGTTCAACTGGGGCACAACAGTGAGACAACATACCGCCCGCTTGTTGAAGTGGCCCCCTTGGCTCGACGCGAAGTAACCATCGACCCAGAGGCCAGCTATACCGAACTCGGTGTCCGCAGTTTTCACAAAGGCACGTTTCATCGCCGCACGCTGAAGGGCGCCGAATTTACCTGGCAAGGCTTGTACCGCATTAACCAAAACGATCTGGTTTTTAGCAACATCATGGCTTGGGAGGGGGCCGTGGCTATGGCAAAGCCAGAAGATGATGGGTGCATTGGGAACCATCGCATGCTTACCTGCGCCTGCGATCCCGAGCGCATTAACCCAGCGTTTCTGGCGCACTACTTCAAAACCCCAGAAGGAATGGTCAAGCTGGTTGGCGCATCCACCGGAACCGTAGCTCGCAATCGCACACTGACCGCCACGTCGCTGGCAAAAATCACGGTACCGGTACCGGCCTTAAGCATTCAGGATCGCATCGTTCTGCACCTCGAAATGCTGGCCGAGAAAGCCCGACAACTCGAAGCGCATCTGGATGCCGCTGACAATGCTTCTGCCGCCTTGCTATTGAGCCTGCATCACAAGTTGGGCTCGGGCCGAACGGTTCGCTTGGGCGACATCATCGAGTTGCATGAGCTAGCGGAGCCTATCAGGCTTGAAGGCCAATATCCGCAGGTTGGCGTCCGTGGCTTCGGTGGTGGCCTGTTTGCCAAAGCGGCAATCACCGGTTCGGATACTGCGTACAAGTCCTTCAATCGCCTTTACACCGACGCCATCGTACTAAGTCAGGTCAAAGGCTGGGAAGGCGCCATCGCGCTTTGTCCTACCGAGCTGGACGGGATGTTCGTTTCGCCGGAATACCGCACTTTCCGATGCAAACCGATGGAGGCCAGCGCCGCCTATCTCGGCGAACTATTCAGAACCGAGTGGTTCTGGTCTCAACTTCAAGAAGCAACCCGAGGAGTCGGTGCGCGGAGGGAGCGCACTCGGCCAGAGCAGTTTCTGAATATTCAGTTGCCCATGCCAGCGCTGGTGGATCAATTAAAGATTGCCGAGATATTGGCCAAACAAATTCCGCTAAAAGCCAAACACACCGCCATCCGCGCCGCCAATGCCGCGCTACTGCCAGCAACGCTGGAGCGCGTATTCCAATCCGGAGTTGCCGCCCATGTCTGACGCGCCCCTGCAGTCCTCGCTGTTCGAGGAAGACTACCTGTTGCGCGAGCTCGGTCAGGTGGCTCACGTGCCGCAGGTGGCGCTGACCGAACTGGTGGCCAATGCCTGGGATGCCGGTGCGACGCGGGTGGACGTGGTGTTGCCTGGCGAGATCGAAGGCACGCTGACCGTCACCGACGACGGCCACGGCATGAACCCACAGCAGTTTCGGCGGCGCTGGATGACCTTACGCTACGACCGTTTGATGCATCAGAGCGCGAATGTCGAATTTCCTGCCGGCCGCCCCGCACGGCCGCGCAAGGCTTACGGGCGCAACGGCGTAGGCCGGCACGGATTGCTGTGCTTTGCCAATGAATATCAAGTCGAGACCTGGCGCGATGGCGTGCTGGCAACATTCGTAGTCGGCACTGAGTCCGGCCAGAGCCCGTTTGTGCTGCGGAGTGAAACGATAGGCACACGCACAGGCAATGGCACGCGCCTTTCCGTGCGGGTAGTACGCAAACTGCCGGATGCCGACGAAATCCTCACCGTACTGGCGGCGCGCTTCATTCACGACCCGGAGTTTGAAATCCGCGTCAATGGCGTGCTGCGCCCGTTTAGCGAGATCGACGGCAGGGTCAGCGAATCGACGCTCGATCTTGGTTCGGGACGCAGCGCGACCGTAATCGTCATCGACTCCACCCGACTCAATCACTCCTCCGTGCATCAAGGCATCGCTTTCTGGGTGCAGCGCCGGCTGGTGGGCACGCCGTCATGGGCCATCGGCCAAGTGGCCAATTTCGATGGGCGCACCCGTTTCGCGCGGCGCTACAAGGTGATTGTCGATACCCAAGGCTTCGAGCCCGATGTCGAGCCCGACTGGACCGGGTTCCGCAGCACGGATGCGGTGCGCGAGTTGTACCGGGTGACCGCCGAACATATCGGCAAGGTCGCCAAGGAGTTGGCCAGCGAGATTGTGGAAGAAGCCTCGGCCGATGCCCTGACGCAAAACCGTAGCGAGTTGTCGGCACTGGGCCAAGGCGCGCGTCTCGAGGTGGCCGAGTTCACCAAGGCCATCGCCCAGGCGCACCCGACCATTTCACCGGATTTTCTGGCAACCGCCGTCAAGGCCGTCATCAACCTCGAAAAATCCAAGAGCGGCGCGGCCTTGTTGCACAAGTTGTCGACCCTGCCGCCGGACGATGTGGACGGGCTGGATCAACTATTGACCGAATGGTCGATCAAGGACGCGCTGCGCGTGCTGGATGAGATCGATAGCCGGATCAGCGTCATCGAGACCATTCGCCGGCTGGCTGACGATCCGCATACCGATGAACTGCACACACTGCACCCGCTGATTCTGCGCGCACGCTGGTTGTTCGGCCCCGAGTTCGAGTCGCAGGAATACTGCTCGAATGCCACGCTGCAGACCGTGGCGCGCGAACTGTTCGATAGCCGGGAGGCACAATTCATCAATGAAAGGAATCGCCCCGACATTGTGGTGCTGCCGGACAAGACATCTTGCCAGCTAACCGGCATCGAGGCATTCGATCCGGCGGACCCCACGCTCACGCAGATGCAGAACATTCTGTTGATCGAACTGAAGAAAGGAGGCTTTGAACTGACCCGCAAGGAGGTCAATCAGGCCGATGGTTACGTTCAGGACATCGCCGCGTCGGGTGCCGTATCCGGCACCCCGTATATCTGCGCCTGGGTGGTCGGACAGAAAGTGGCCGCCGGTGTGGCGAAAGACAAAACGCTGCGCAATGAAAGCCGCGACTACGGCCGCGTGCGGGCCACAACATTCGGGACGCTGGTTGATACCGCCAACCGCCGACTTCTCAAACTGC
It includes:
- a CDS encoding SAM-dependent DNA methyltransferase; translated protein: MAKTAKPVAPEKKPRVSRKIKAPLTTRENLSALIGTARKILRKDKGLNGDVDRLPLLTWVMFLKFLDDLEAVHEEESELDGKPYQPIIEAPYRWRDWAAREDGISGDELLAFIGQEQTVRADGSSGQGLFVYLRSLAGESEKGSQREVVANVFKGIQNRMVSGYLLRDIVNKIHGIHFSASEEIHTLSHLYESMLREMRDAAGDSGEFYTPRPVVRFMVQVSDPQLGETVLDPACGTGGFLVEAYDHIAPQVSTPEQRLTLQRDTLYGQEAKPLPYMLVQMNLLLHGLEAPQIAYGNTLDRRINEIGHSERVDVILTNPPFGGEEEVGIKANFPPNMQTAETALLFLQYIMRKLRVAGAPVPGGKPATRGGRAAVVVPNGTLFGDGISAVIKEEMLKEFRLHTIVRLPQGVFAPYTDIPANLLFFERGGPTDTIWYYELPLPEGRKKYSKTAPLQFEEFASAIAWWNTREEGPQAWKVDFAAKRAAVVEAATPHWQNAEAERASALALGKDIREAEQAIAAVNGEKKGKLQERLRMLKAQQQVHELAAKTAQAQGDALYWPIYNLDQKNPHAKVGLEHADPKDLIARMRGHETEVMRLLGEIEALVNEVQA
- a CDS encoding DUF1016 family protein produces the protein MSDLAPASADYSGMQGDIIALLEAARRTAARSVNALMTASYWEIGRRILEFEQGGQDRATYGEALIQRLSADLTRCFGRGFSPRNIEQMRQFYQCWPAEQIRQTLSGKLATGKIPQTVSAELTSSLISQTPSALSADLPALAQAFPLPWSAYVRLLSVKNEMARAFYETEALRGGWSVRQLDRQIGSQFYERTALSHNKVAMLQKGEDSESGDVLTPEQAIKDPFVLEFLNLKDEYSESDLEDALIQHLADFLLELGDDFTFVGRQRRLRIDDNWFRIDLLFFHRQLKCLVVIDLKVGKFSYADAGQMHLYLNYAREHWMKPGENPPVGLILCAEKGAAEAHYALEGLSNKVLAAEYQMMLPDEKLLADELDKTRRALDARRVGQSGEDEAVE
- a CDS encoding restriction endonuclease subunit S, translated to MIRSLKVQLGHNSETTYRPLVEVAPLARREVTIDPEASYTELGVRSFHKGTFHRRTLKGAEFTWQGLYRINQNDLVFSNIMAWEGAVAMAKPEDDGCIGNHRMLTCACDPERINPAFLAHYFKTPEGMVKLVGASTGTVARNRTLTATSLAKITVPVPALSIQDRIVLHLEMLAEKARQLEAHLDAADNASAALLLSLHHKLGSGRTVRLGDIIELHELAEPIRLEGQYPQVGVRGFGGGLFAKAAITGSDTAYKSFNRLYTDAIVLSQVKGWEGAIALCPTELDGMFVSPEYRTFRCKPMEASAAYLGELFRTEWFWSQLQEATRGVGARRERTRPEQFLNIQLPMPALVDQLKIAEILAKQIPLKAKHTAIRAANAALLPATLERVFQSGVAAHV
- a CDS encoding ATP-binding protein, with product MSDAPLQSSLFEEDYLLRELGQVAHVPQVALTELVANAWDAGATRVDVVLPGEIEGTLTVTDDGHGMNPQQFRRRWMTLRYDRLMHQSANVEFPAGRPARPRKAYGRNGVGRHGLLCFANEYQVETWRDGVLATFVVGTESGQSPFVLRSETIGTRTGNGTRLSVRVVRKLPDADEILTVLAARFIHDPEFEIRVNGVLRPFSEIDGRVSESTLDLGSGRSATVIVIDSTRLNHSSVHQGIAFWVQRRLVGTPSWAIGQVANFDGRTRFARRYKVIVDTQGFEPDVEPDWTGFRSTDAVRELYRVTAEHIGKVAKELASEIVEEASADALTQNRSELSALGQGARLEVAEFTKAIAQAHPTISPDFLATAVKAVINLEKSKSGAALLHKLSTLPPDDVDGLDQLLTEWSIKDALRVLDEIDSRISVIETIRRLADDPHTDELHTLHPLILRARWLFGPEFESQEYCSNATLQTVARELFDSREAQFINERNRPDIVVLPDKTSCQLTGIEAFDPADPTLTQMQNILLIELKKGGFELTRKEVNQADGYVQDIAASGAVSGTPYICAWVVGQKVAAGVAKDKTLRNESRDYGRVRATTFGTLVDTANRRLLKLRDVLATRYGSVSTDALLNRVFAQPDQGNIGI